One genomic window of Halorhabdus sp. CBA1104 includes the following:
- a CDS encoding ketopantoate reductase family protein — translation MEILVFGAGSLGSLIGGLLARDHDVTLVGREPHVEAIEQSGLTIDGEIERTARPQATTTTPAEAELVIVTVKAYDTATAADALRDCECEVVLSVQNGIDNEATLADALDAQILAGTATYGAIAAEPGHVTCTGIGEVVLGDPDGGPNTVADRVGAAFRSAAIETTVATDMPRRLWTKLAVNAGINATTALAQVENGALAEEPARMVAHRAARETARVADRNGVALAEGDAVTALEAVIEATADNESSMYRDIQSEHRTEVDAINGIVADSDLETPVNETLAALVRTWERERTRRR, via the coding sequence ATGGAGATCCTCGTCTTCGGTGCCGGCAGCCTGGGCAGCCTGATCGGGGGGCTGCTGGCTCGCGACCACGACGTGACACTCGTCGGTCGTGAGCCACACGTCGAAGCGATCGAGCAATCTGGGCTGACGATCGATGGCGAAATCGAGCGAACCGCTCGGCCACAGGCCACGACAACGACTCCGGCTGAAGCGGAACTGGTGATCGTCACTGTCAAAGCCTACGACACGGCGACGGCCGCCGACGCACTCCGGGACTGTGAGTGTGAGGTAGTACTCTCTGTCCAGAACGGGATCGACAACGAAGCGACACTCGCGGATGCACTCGATGCCCAGATTCTTGCGGGCACGGCAACCTACGGCGCAATCGCTGCCGAACCCGGACACGTCACGTGTACGGGCATCGGCGAGGTGGTGCTTGGCGATCCGGACGGGGGACCAAACACAGTTGCCGACAGGGTCGGTGCGGCGTTCAGATCTGCGGCTATCGAAACGACCGTCGCGACGGATATGCCACGCCGGCTCTGGACGAAACTCGCCGTCAACGCGGGCATCAACGCGACGACTGCCCTGGCGCAGGTGGAAAACGGCGCACTTGCCGAGGAGCCGGCCAGAATGGTGGCCCACCGGGCCGCTCGTGAGACTGCGCGTGTCGCAGATCGAAACGGTGTCGCCCTGGCCGAAGGAGACGCAGTGACCGCACTGGAAGCAGTCATCGAGGCCACGGCGGACAACGAGTCGTCGATGTACCGCGATATACAGAGCGAACACCGAACGGAAGTCGACGCGATCAACGGTATCGTGGCCGACAGCGACCTCGAGACACCGGTCAACGAGACGCTGGCCGCGCTAGTGCGAACGTGGGAACGCGAGCGAACACGTCGGCGTTAG
- a CDS encoding NifU family protein, protein MSTDTQEGDSDLEQRVTNFLRRNFPQIQMHGGSAAIQELDKEAGEVTIALGGACSGCGISPMTIQAIKSRMTKEIPEIDTVHADAGMGGGGMGGMDGSTSPGDSRGGSIESDDDEGPSAPF, encoded by the coding sequence ATGAGTACAGATACCCAGGAAGGGGACTCCGACCTCGAACAGCGCGTCACCAACTTCCTGCGGCGCAACTTCCCGCAGATCCAGATGCACGGCGGCTCGGCGGCGATCCAGGAACTCGACAAGGAAGCGGGTGAAGTGACAATCGCTCTGGGCGGTGCCTGCAGCGGATGTGGCATCTCGCCGATGACTATCCAGGCGATCAAGTCCCGCATGACCAAGGAAATCCCGGAAATCGACACGGTGCACGCCGACGCCGGTATGGGCGGCGGTGGCATGGGCGGGATGGATGGGTCGACCAGTCCTGGTGATTCTCGCGGTGGCAGTATCGAGAGCGACGACGACGAAGGCCCCAGCGCCCCCTTCTAA
- a CDS encoding DUF5783 family protein — MTAFDPDRFEEKYEHYFMELQQAYRQAFEAMSERHDSELIHAIDQQILAESEPFYVGDGEFRIELPADAADRLPDQDRDRIESALEEYTSTLNTQLQAVFEFDS, encoded by the coding sequence ATGACAGCGTTCGATCCCGACCGCTTCGAAGAGAAGTACGAACACTACTTCATGGAACTGCAACAGGCGTACCGGCAGGCTTTCGAAGCCATGAGTGAACGACACGATTCCGAGTTGATCCACGCGATCGATCAACAGATCCTCGCCGAGAGCGAGCCGTTTTATGTCGGCGACGGGGAGTTTCGCATCGAGCTCCCGGCAGATGCTGCCGATCGCCTCCCCGACCAGGATCGAGACCGAATCGAATCTGCCCTCGAGGAGTATACTTCGACACTGAACACCCAATTGCAGGCGGTGTTCGAATTCGACTCGTGA
- a CDS encoding DHH family phosphoesterase: MGPVPELADRARSCADRLRQAESVLLASHIDADGLTSAAIAASALERAEIPTTVVFKNQLDDEEIASIAAREEETVLFTDFGSGQLDAISDHESRGDFEPIVVDHHQPADAETRYHLNPLLEGIDGASELSGAGACYLLARALEDDTDNRDLAGLAVVGAVGDMQASGGELVGTNRAIVDEGMAAGVLEERTDLALYGTQTRPLPKLLEYADRPRIPGVTGDQAGAIEFLESVGIQLKADGEWRRWVDLSMDERQSVVSALLKRGVNRGVSADSIDGLVGTTYTLAEEQPGTELRDASEFSTLLNATARYERADVGLAVCLGDRGDALARARRLLANHRRNLSEGLEWVRQQGVTLESNLQWFDAGDAIRETIVGIVAGMAFGTPGVKRDRPIVAFAEKSDTERKVSARGTPALVTQGLDLSDAIGAASRAVGGDGGGHDVAAGATIPTDQRMAFLDRLDAAIGEQIA, translated from the coding sequence ATGGGTCCTGTCCCCGAACTGGCCGATCGCGCTCGCTCGTGTGCCGACCGACTCCGCCAGGCGGAGTCTGTCCTGTTGGCATCTCATATCGACGCCGACGGGCTGACCAGTGCCGCGATCGCCGCCAGCGCCCTCGAACGGGCTGAGATTCCGACGACCGTCGTCTTCAAGAACCAGCTGGACGACGAGGAGATCGCTTCGATCGCCGCCCGTGAGGAAGAGACAGTGCTGTTTACGGACTTCGGAAGCGGGCAGCTCGACGCGATCAGTGATCACGAGAGCCGTGGAGACTTCGAGCCGATCGTTGTCGATCACCACCAACCGGCCGATGCCGAGACGCGCTACCATCTCAACCCGCTTTTGGAAGGGATCGACGGCGCGTCCGAACTTTCCGGGGCTGGGGCGTGTTACCTGCTCGCGCGTGCGCTGGAAGACGACACGGACAACCGGGACCTCGCCGGGCTCGCGGTCGTGGGGGCAGTCGGTGACATGCAGGCCAGTGGTGGCGAACTGGTGGGCACAAACCGGGCGATCGTCGACGAAGGCATGGCCGCGGGCGTCCTCGAAGAGCGAACCGACCTAGCACTGTACGGGACACAAACCCGGCCACTCCCGAAACTGCTCGAATACGCAGATCGACCACGCATCCCTGGGGTGACAGGCGACCAGGCGGGTGCAATCGAGTTTTTAGAGTCGGTCGGGATCCAACTGAAGGCCGACGGCGAGTGGCGACGGTGGGTCGACCTCTCGATGGACGAACGCCAGTCGGTCGTTAGCGCCCTGCTAAAGCGTGGTGTCAACCGAGGTGTCTCGGCGGACTCGATTGATGGCCTCGTAGGGACGACATACACGCTTGCCGAGGAACAACCGGGGACGGAGCTTCGGGACGCAAGTGAATTCTCGACACTGCTGAACGCGACCGCACGCTACGAACGCGCCGACGTCGGACTCGCTGTCTGTCTTGGTGATCGTGGGGATGCTCTCGCCCGGGCCCGCCGTCTGCTCGCTAACCATCGTCGCAACCTCTCTGAAGGGCTCGAATGGGTTCGCCAACAGGGTGTGACTCTCGAATCCAACCTCCAGTGGTTCGACGCCGGTGACGCAATCCGGGAGACGATCGTGGGGATCGTCGCCGGAATGGCGTTTGGGACGCCCGGCGTCAAGCGCGATCGGCCCATTGTAGCTTTCGCCGAGAAATCCGATACCGAACGGAAGGTGTCCGCTCGGGGGACGCCTGCACTCGTTACTCAAGGATTGGATTTGTCCGACGCGATCGGGGCGGCGAGTCGAGCCGTCGGCGGTGACGGTGGCGGACACGACGTCGCTGCCGGGGCGACGATTCCAACGGACCAACGCATGGCCTTTCTCGACCGGCTGGACGCAGCGATCGGCGAGCAGATCGCGTAA
- a CDS encoding RND family transporter, producing MKRSLTSEYADFVASRSRLVIVLLLVISAVVGAGAIVGTTGEGQIGQTGIDSPEQAALDRIEATYETDDTVVAQVVIRDEGGDVLTRESLLESLRLQQDLRENASINATLRDGTGIVGLENIVANVAYAHQQSNGSSAIANGSGNNTSMARQGQSSAPALDQQITALESSTDEEVETYLSRILDPDASVPGNEPTQFLPTDYEPGTTSADARTTLVFQQSPSSSTTTTESVNDAQLVISSLVEKRFDDAFVFGQGLIDAESSQAIGDTFIIITPVAIVLLLTVLTIAYRDLIDVLVSLFGVAVVLVWYAGIQGWLGIPSNSTLIAVPFLLIGLSIDYSLHVVMRYREAREGALDTDDENVSRRDPTTAMRLGIAGVVLALATAAFSTAVGFLSNYISPLGSIQDFAILSGVGIVAIFVVFAALVPAVKLELEQFFDRRGRDRHTPAVGVGSGRLNRVLSGTATLARRVPLVVIVLSLLLASAGAYGATSIDTEFNQADFIPQDAPSWMDSLPEPFAPGEYEVSENLAYLSDNFRQRGEGSEGQILIRGNVTAPALLTATDDVVRNTKSSGTVVIGSDGRPAIESPTSVLRAVASENQTVADAIAARDTDGDGLPDRDVAAVYDLMFNVAPEQASSVLYRAENGSYESARLTVGVQGDASAQSVARDVRDISSTIEQDAPVRATATGGPVITAVVQSALFETLVEGFAITLGVILALLISMYWWRYHAPGLGIVTLAPVVIALAWLLGTMSVLDIPFNSETVVITSLAIGLGVDYSIHVSERFVDERVRHDSLAETLGTALEGTGGALLGSAVTTAAGFGVLALALSPPLQRFGIVTGLSIVYAFIACVTVLPCLLVVRERVLTRVA from the coding sequence ATGAAGCGAAGCCTTACTTCTGAGTACGCAGATTTCGTCGCATCGCGGAGCAGGTTGGTTATTGTACTGTTGCTCGTCATTAGTGCCGTCGTTGGGGCTGGCGCGATTGTCGGCACCACTGGGGAAGGCCAGATCGGCCAAACCGGCATCGATTCCCCAGAACAGGCAGCACTCGATCGTATCGAAGCGACGTACGAGACGGATGATACAGTTGTCGCACAGGTTGTTATTAGGGACGAGGGAGGTGACGTTCTCACCCGCGAATCGCTACTCGAAAGTCTCCGTCTTCAGCAGGATCTCCGAGAGAATGCATCGATCAATGCGACACTTCGTGACGGAACGGGGATCGTCGGCCTTGAGAATATAGTTGCCAACGTTGCGTACGCACACCAACAGAGTAACGGTTCGTCAGCTATCGCCAATGGTTCTGGAAACAATACGTCGATGGCAAGACAGGGTCAGTCGTCAGCACCGGCACTTGACCAGCAGATCACAGCACTTGAATCCAGCACCGACGAGGAAGTGGAAACGTATCTCAGCCGAATCCTCGACCCAGACGCGTCTGTTCCCGGCAACGAGCCAACTCAATTTCTGCCGACGGATTACGAACCAGGGACGACGAGTGCAGACGCGAGAACGACTCTCGTCTTTCAGCAGAGTCCGAGCAGTTCGACTACAACAACCGAATCGGTGAACGATGCACAGCTGGTCATCAGCTCTCTCGTCGAGAAGCGCTTCGACGACGCGTTCGTGTTCGGGCAGGGTCTCATCGATGCGGAATCCTCGCAGGCCATCGGCGACACGTTCATCATCATCACACCGGTCGCAATCGTTCTCTTGCTCACCGTCCTCACAATCGCCTACCGCGACCTCATCGACGTTCTCGTGAGTCTATTCGGCGTGGCCGTCGTGCTGGTGTGGTACGCTGGCATACAGGGGTGGCTCGGGATTCCGTCGAATTCGACCCTGATCGCCGTTCCGTTCTTGCTTATCGGCCTGAGTATCGATTACTCGCTCCATGTCGTCATGCGCTACCGCGAAGCCCGAGAGGGAGCGCTCGACACCGACGATGAGAACGTCAGTCGACGAGATCCCACGACAGCGATGCGTCTCGGAATCGCTGGGGTCGTTCTCGCCCTCGCTACCGCCGCGTTCTCGACGGCTGTCGGGTTCCTCTCGAACTACATCAGTCCGCTGGGCTCAATTCAGGATTTCGCCATCCTGAGCGGTGTGGGAATCGTCGCCATCTTCGTCGTTTTCGCCGCGCTTGTACCAGCCGTCAAACTTGAACTCGAACAGTTTTTCGACCGCCGTGGCCGCGACCGGCATACCCCCGCCGTCGGCGTCGGTTCGGGGCGGCTGAACCGTGTTCTCTCGGGTACCGCTACGCTTGCTCGGCGAGTCCCCCTCGTCGTCATCGTTCTATCGTTACTCCTCGCCTCCGCAGGGGCGTACGGCGCGACCAGTATCGACACCGAGTTCAACCAAGCCGATTTCATCCCGCAGGATGCGCCGTCGTGGATGGATTCCCTCCCGGAACCGTTCGCACCCGGTGAGTACGAGGTGAGTGAGAATCTTGCATACCTCAGCGACAATTTCCGGCAACGTGGAGAGGGATCAGAAGGTCAAATATTGATACGTGGGAACGTGACCGCGCCAGCACTCCTTACCGCGACCGACGATGTGGTCCGCAATACTAAGAGCAGCGGGACAGTCGTTATTGGTTCCGATGGAAGACCAGCTATCGAAAGCCCAACATCTGTCCTTCGAGCTGTGGCTTCGGAGAATCAAACGGTTGCGGATGCAATTGCAGCCCGTGACACGGATGGTGATGGTCTCCCAGATAGAGACGTCGCAGCAGTCTATGACCTAATGTTCAATGTTGCTCCCGAACAAGCATCGTCGGTTCTCTATCGAGCCGAGAACGGGTCATACGAATCTGCACGGCTAACTGTCGGCGTGCAGGGGGACGCCTCGGCTCAGTCGGTCGCAAGGGACGTACGAGACATCTCCTCGACCATTGAACAGGACGCCCCAGTACGAGCTACTGCAACAGGTGGTCCGGTCATCACTGCTGTCGTCCAGAGTGCTCTGTTCGAAACGCTCGTCGAGGGATTCGCTATCACCTTAGGAGTCATCCTTGCCCTTCTTATCAGTATGTACTGGTGGCGATACCATGCACCGGGGCTGGGTATCGTGACGCTCGCACCCGTCGTAATCGCGCTCGCGTGGTTGCTCGGCACCATGTCTGTGCTCGATATCCCATTCAACAGCGAGACCGTCGTGATCACGAGTTTAGCCATTGGTCTCGGCGTGGATTACAGCATTCACGTCAGTGAGCGGTTTGTCGATGAACGCGTTCGCCACGATTCGCTCGCCGAAACGCTGGGGACAGCACTTGAGGGAACTGGCGGTGCGTTACTCGGAAGTGCGGTGACGACTGCGGCGGGCTTTGGGGTGCTCGCACTGGCGCTGTCACCCCCGCTCCAACGGTTTGGCATCGTCACAGGCTTGAGTATCGTCTACGCGTTCATCGCGTGCGTGACGGTACTTCCGTGTCTGCTCGTGGTTCGGGAGCGCGTACTCACAAGAGTTGCCTGA
- a CDS encoding winged helix-turn-helix domain-containing protein, with product MDRWSSEELDEPGLPTVLKSLDDDKCRTILTLLAEPKSASELCEECGLSSSTVYRKLDLLRESMLVREYTEVRRDGPNVTLYERDFTDISISVTDDEFTIEVSRPEEDPEDRMATFWSAMKEESK from the coding sequence ATGGATCGATGGTCGTCCGAGGAACTCGACGAACCCGGCCTCCCGACGGTGTTGAAATCCCTCGACGACGATAAATGTCGAACCATACTCACGCTACTGGCCGAACCGAAATCTGCCAGCGAACTCTGTGAGGAGTGCGGTCTCTCAAGCTCGACGGTGTATCGGAAGCTCGACTTGCTCCGTGAATCGATGCTCGTCCGTGAATACACCGAGGTTCGACGTGACGGACCCAACGTGACTCTCTACGAACGCGATTTTACTGACATCTCAATTAGCGTCACCGATGACGAGTTCACGATAGAGGTATCCCGACCCGAAGAAGACCCAGAAGACCGCATGGCAACGTTCTGGTCTGCAATGAAGGAGGAATCGAAATGA
- a CDS encoding transposase gives MPTDPSAVADSIIVHAETLCEREDHLWDVIRQLSIPVDNLEDARDQSRVTFGTDEMFRTLLFKGIRGISQNELAQRLGREPSLVKSFHLDITDLSNTPTQQQLSYTHAQFSEDTQEVLNRTVAGVRQVALDNGVLTEGLVPSVPAETEEESQSANEYKKEKAQKTLTLARKHVIPEFDTHRAAHKTYSDEVMLDMFASICANNGSAHSEAEYGWLTDDDLICDDSTFLRAIKKIATPEDSDGQLTFEDFQDDDSMPEIDQIRDAIMTAFNAATENIINSIRGEDPFDSRKKIAAIDITHEQFHVWPWEDKEAGIAKPDYPKMVSGYKKDGEYKHGYKYATITLVGDHAPIALGIEPVKEDSAWEREDSPSYSKADLVSRLLDRAEQFVDLDMVMFDRGFYVNRVYADVHERGLTYLSPVPTYEDDLAAIQDIQEHPTADAAVKHDVPFGLDGEVHHEAEFLYAPSTSDDAEGKYAVFVTNRDRVEPEEIRSIVNGYSRRWDIENQYKSIKDFMPKTSSTDYRLRLCNFALSTLIYNLWRLTDYLIKVALDEPIRSPPVITAKTFVRALGDFLREFG, from the coding sequence ATGCCAACTGATCCGTCGGCTGTCGCTGATTCAATCATTGTCCACGCGGAGACACTCTGTGAGCGTGAAGACCACCTCTGGGATGTCATTCGTCAGCTTTCGATCCCTGTCGACAATCTCGAGGATGCCCGCGACCAGAGCCGCGTGACCTTCGGAACTGACGAAATGTTTCGCACGCTCCTGTTCAAAGGAATTCGAGGGATCTCACAGAACGAACTAGCCCAACGACTCGGGCGTGAGCCGAGCCTCGTCAAGAGCTTCCACCTCGATATTACCGATCTCTCGAATACGCCGACCCAACAACAGCTCTCGTACACGCACGCGCAGTTCAGTGAGGACACCCAGGAAGTCCTCAATCGGACGGTTGCTGGCGTCCGGCAAGTTGCTCTCGACAACGGCGTCCTCACGGAGGGTCTTGTTCCGTCAGTCCCAGCCGAAACCGAGGAGGAGTCACAAAGCGCGAATGAGTACAAGAAAGAGAAGGCCCAGAAGACGCTGACGCTCGCTCGAAAACACGTTATCCCTGAGTTCGACACGCACCGAGCAGCTCACAAGACGTACTCCGACGAAGTGATGCTGGATATGTTCGCAAGTATCTGCGCGAACAACGGTAGTGCCCACTCAGAAGCCGAGTACGGTTGGCTCACTGATGACGACCTGATCTGTGACGATTCGACGTTCCTCCGCGCAATCAAGAAGATCGCGACACCCGAAGACTCCGATGGCCAGCTCACGTTCGAAGATTTCCAGGACGATGACTCGATGCCCGAGATCGACCAGATTCGGGACGCTATTATGACGGCGTTCAACGCCGCGACGGAAAACATCATCAACTCAATTCGTGGCGAGGACCCCTTCGACTCCCGTAAGAAGATTGCAGCCATCGACATCACGCACGAGCAATTCCACGTCTGGCCGTGGGAGGACAAGGAAGCAGGCATCGCGAAGCCAGACTACCCGAAGATGGTGAGTGGGTACAAGAAAGACGGCGAGTACAAACACGGCTACAAGTACGCCACCATCACCCTAGTCGGTGACCACGCGCCGATCGCCCTCGGCATTGAGCCGGTCAAAGAGGACTCTGCGTGGGAGCGTGAGGACTCGCCGTCGTACTCAAAGGCTGACCTGGTGAGCCGATTGCTCGACCGGGCGGAGCAGTTCGTTGATCTGGACATGGTGATGTTCGACCGTGGATTCTACGTCAATCGCGTGTACGCAGATGTTCACGAGCGCGGGCTCACATACCTCTCTCCAGTGCCGACGTATGAGGATGATTTGGCGGCAATTCAGGATATTCAGGAACATCCGACGGCAGACGCAGCTGTCAAGCACGACGTTCCATTTGGACTCGATGGCGAAGTACATCACGAGGCCGAATTCTTGTACGCGCCGAGCACGAGTGACGATGCCGAGGGGAAGTATGCGGTGTTCGTGACGAATCGGGATCGCGTTGAGCCCGAGGAAATCAGGAGTATCGTGAACGGGTACAGTCGGCGCTGGGATATCGAGAACCAGTACAAGTCGATCAAGGACTTCATGCCGAAGACGTCGTCGACGGACTACCGGCTTCGGTTGTGTAACTTCGCGCTGTCAACGCTGATCTACAACCTGTGGCGGCTGACTGACTATCTAATCAAGGTCGCGCTCGACGAGCCGATCCGGTCGCCGCCAGTGATTACGGCGAAGACGTTCGTGCGAGCGTTGGGCGACTTCCTACGGGAGTTCGGGTAA
- a CDS encoding uroporphyrinogen-III synthase has product MRDAIEFLESLGVEPIADSMLAVEPTGALPREDADVVIFTSKTGAELVAGAWTPGDATVAAIGDPTATALEAAGIGVDVVPEEFSSAGLVDALADRIDGRRVEVARSDHGSDVLPDGLWECGAFVHETVLYRLVRPPDAGNAVEMAARSELAGALFTSSLTVEHFFAIAGERDRHSAVLEGLSGAVVGAIGQPTRETAGDHGLDDVVVPDTADFEALARTVADRIDRP; this is encoded by the coding sequence ATGCGCGATGCGATCGAGTTCCTCGAATCCCTCGGCGTCGAACCGATCGCCGATTCCATGCTCGCTGTCGAGCCGACCGGGGCACTCCCCCGGGAGGACGCCGATGTCGTCATTTTCACGAGCAAGACCGGGGCCGAACTCGTCGCTGGCGCGTGGACGCCCGGGGACGCGACAGTGGCCGCGATCGGCGACCCGACGGCGACGGCCCTCGAAGCGGCTGGCATCGGTGTCGACGTCGTGCCCGAGGAGTTCTCCTCGGCCGGGCTCGTCGACGCACTGGCCGACCGTATCGACGGTCGTCGGGTCGAGGTTGCGCGGAGTGACCACGGCAGCGACGTCTTGCCGGACGGACTGTGGGAGTGTGGTGCGTTCGTCCACGAGACGGTCTTGTACCGACTCGTTCGTCCGCCAGACGCAGGCAACGCCGTCGAGATGGCAGCACGCAGCGAGCTGGCGGGCGCGCTGTTTACTTCCTCGCTGACTGTCGAACACTTCTTTGCGATCGCTGGGGAACGCGATCGCCACTCTGCCGTCCTCGAGGGGCTGTCTGGCGCGGTCGTCGGCGCGATCGGGCAACCGACTCGCGAGACGGCGGGCGATCACGGGCTCGATGACGTGGTTGTTCCCGACACCGCCGATTTCGAAGCCTTGGCCCGGACGGTCGCCGATCGTATCGATCGTCCCTGA
- the cobA gene encoding uroporphyrinogen-III C-methyltransferase, translated as MSAATTGTVYLVGSGPGDPELLTVKARRLLEDADLVMHDRLPGKEIIELVPADSRIDVGKRAHGDRTPQAEINRRLVEHAQDGKTVVRLKGGDPTVFARGGEEMTYLAAHDVPFEVVPGVTSATGGPAVAGIPLTHREFASSVTIVTGHEDPSKSESAVDWECLADTNGTIVVLMGVTRLEEYTTALIEAGMDPETPVALVERASWTDQQVATGTLETIVEARESAGIEPPAVTVIGEVAGVRDDVLAWLEGYE; from the coding sequence ATGAGCGCGGCGACAACCGGAACGGTCTATCTTGTCGGGAGTGGCCCCGGTGATCCGGAACTATTGACGGTCAAGGCTCGCCGGTTGCTCGAGGACGCCGATCTCGTCATGCACGACAGACTGCCCGGCAAGGAGATCATCGAACTCGTCCCCGCCGACTCCCGAATCGATGTCGGGAAACGCGCCCACGGTGACCGGACGCCCCAGGCAGAGATCAATCGCCGGCTGGTCGAACACGCCCAGGACGGGAAGACGGTCGTCCGACTCAAGGGCGGCGATCCGACGGTCTTTGCCCGTGGCGGCGAGGAGATGACGTATCTCGCCGCTCACGACGTCCCCTTCGAGGTCGTCCCAGGCGTCACCTCGGCGACTGGCGGGCCTGCAGTCGCGGGTATTCCACTCACGCATCGCGAGTTCGCCTCGAGTGTCACGATCGTCACTGGCCACGAGGATCCCTCGAAATCGGAGTCGGCGGTCGACTGGGAGTGTCTGGCCGACACGAACGGGACAATCGTCGTCCTGATGGGCGTGACCAGACTCGAGGAGTACACGACCGCGTTGATCGAGGCGGGCATGGACCCGGAGACACCCGTTGCACTGGTCGAACGAGCCAGCTGGACCGACCAGCAGGTCGCGACCGGGACCCTGGAGACGATCGTCGAGGCCCGCGAGTCCGCCGGGATCGAGCCGCCAGCGGTGACGGTCATCGGCGAAGTGGCTGGCGTTCGCGACGACGTGCTCGCGTGGCTGGAGGGATACGAGTGA
- a CDS encoding CDP-2,3-bis-(O-geranylgeranyl)-sn-glycerol synthase codes for MSWLSVVVVAVWAMLPAYVPNNAAVLAGGGRPIDGGRTLGGARALGDGKTWRGTAAGTAAGVGLALILDRIGPTVAAVIGVDVPGFPLFAALALAFGAMVGDIAASFIKRRLDRERGAPVPGLDQLDFVVGALALAALFVPTWFADTFTPGVLLVVVLLTPLLHLSTNAIAYGLGLKDEPY; via the coding sequence ATGTCATGGCTGTCGGTCGTCGTTGTCGCTGTCTGGGCGATGTTGCCGGCGTACGTCCCGAACAATGCCGCGGTGCTTGCGGGTGGCGGCCGGCCGATCGACGGCGGCCGGACCCTTGGTGGGGCGCGCGCCCTCGGCGACGGCAAAACCTGGCGTGGGACGGCGGCGGGGACCGCCGCGGGTGTCGGCTTGGCGCTCATCCTCGACCGAATCGGACCGACAGTCGCCGCTGTGATCGGTGTCGACGTGCCGGGATTTCCGCTCTTCGCTGCACTCGCACTCGCGTTCGGAGCGATGGTGGGTGATATCGCGGCGTCGTTCATCAAGCGCCGTCTCGACCGGGAACGCGGCGCGCCAGTGCCTGGTCTCGACCAACTTGATTTCGTCGTCGGCGCGCTGGCGCTCGCTGCCCTCTTCGTTCCTACCTGGTTCGCCGACACCTTCACGCCCGGCGTTCTCCTGGTTGTCGTCTTGCTGACTCCGCTTTTGCATCTCTCGACGAACGCGATCGCGTACGGTCTCGGCCTAAAAGACGAACCGTATTGA
- a CDS encoding sensor domain-containing protein, translated as MTASQSPSLLGRIVSIVAAEQTYRNLAYLFLRFPLGIAYFTLFFTGIVLGIVLLPLLVGVPILIGVLVAADYAGVIEARIADGLLGVDVDWTPTDPSALSVTEYAKTIVATPRNYGLVAYFLAQFVVGVILFIALTTGLIIPLALLVAPLVFWIPGVRYQFLGGDGSMITLGPMEVENSLSTGGFDMVLIDTAPEALVASVVGAVVLLVALHVFNGVASVLGWLAVGLFDAGDQNR; from the coding sequence ATGACAGCCAGTCAAAGTCCCTCATTGCTCGGCCGGATCGTCAGCATCGTCGCGGCCGAACAAACGTACCGTAATCTCGCGTATCTTTTCTTGCGGTTTCCGCTGGGGATCGCCTACTTCACGCTCTTTTTCACCGGCATCGTCCTGGGTATTGTCTTGCTCCCGTTGCTCGTTGGCGTGCCGATCTTGATCGGCGTCCTCGTCGCCGCCGATTACGCGGGCGTAATCGAAGCGCGTATCGCGGACGGCCTCCTCGGGGTCGATGTCGACTGGACGCCGACCGACCCGAGTGCGTTGTCGGTGACTGAGTACGCCAAAACGATCGTGGCAACTCCGCGGAACTACGGTCTGGTCGCGTACTTTCTGGCGCAATTCGTCGTCGGCGTCATCCTGTTTATCGCGCTCACGACCGGGCTGATCATCCCCCTCGCGCTGCTGGTCGCGCCGCTGGTCTTCTGGATTCCGGGTGTCCGCTATCAGTTCCTGGGCGGCGACGGCTCGATGATCACCCTTGGACCGATGGAAGTCGAGAACTCTCTCAGCACTGGTGGGTTCGACATGGTTCTCATCGACACTGCACCCGAGGCACTGGTGGCGTCGGTCGTCGGCGCGGTCGTCTTGCTGGTCGCCCTGCACGTCTTCAACGGCGTCGCTTCCGTTCTGGGATGGCTGGCTGTCGGGCTCTTCGACGCAGGCGATCAGAACCGGTAG